The Dermacentor silvarum isolate Dsil-2018 chromosome 11, BIME_Dsil_1.4, whole genome shotgun sequence region AGCGCGATGAACACGATTGGAAGCCGCCGCGCGACGCCGATCGGGGCGTTCGGGTCGGCCTCGTCCACCTCGACGCCCACTTGGTACAGCGTGGCCAGGATCATCATGGAGAAGGCGCACGTGTAGGCGGACACGGTGAGCAGGCGCTTCCGGCTGAACACGCTCATCAGCTTCACGCCGGCGGCCGTGGAAGCGACCTGCGCCGTGCACGCCGTGTTAATGCGCGTGTGTGAATGACAGAAGATCCAATCTTGATGAAGTCGATCAAGAAGAACGTATTCCTCAGCGTGTTGGGGATTGAGATGGGGGAGGAGTCCGGCCGGAGCACGGCACTCTATGGCGTCATCCCTCGCGTGAGGAGTGAACGTTGATGGGACCTGAGGGGACTTGTTGCTGCGTTCTGCGCATGTCATATTTGTCTATATATTGCTACGTGTTGCCGTGAATAAATAAGTTGCAAGTTACCACCCGTGTCGTCGAACCGTGTTTTCATTTCTCTGTCTTCGTCCTTTATTAGCGGTCAACATGACATACAGCATGTGGGAGGAGCATAGGACTGCTTCAATACTTATACTGCAATACCTgagggatcggcccacatgtttTAGACTGCGCTATCTCATGGATGGGGCTCACGTTTTGAGGTGTGACGACGCGGTATTGTTGCAAATAGTtcctgggcttttacgtgccaaaactacgatcacATTTTGACGCACGCTGCAGTGGGTGAAAAAGCGTCTGTGGCGCAATAAGTAAAATATAGAGCATCTGTGCTATTGATCCTTTGTTCGGATCGGAACATCCCAGCAACCAGTGACCCCAGGGCACATAACTGCATACCACGTAGCCCATATTGGCCCACATTTTGAGACTTGCACAACCTTCGGAATCGCTCCTGGAAAACGTCTCGAAACATAGCCGAATTGTAAAAGTGGGGCTAACTAGTTAAAGAAGACGGcgtgctaaaaaaaaagaaaagatctcGCCCTCCTTGGTTTCGCCCAAAATGCGCACCAGGGACGCGATAGGTTATGCTTTATGCGCAGTTAGCCTTGCACAGTTTCCGGCGGAACTGGGTGGAGCAAGACATGCACTCGGGCATATATGCGCCGTGCCTGGTCATTGCTGCGTGAAGACTCaggccccggagtccacacgatttgtaatgtatggtgggagctggtCCGCTCCACTCAGACTGCTACGTGCGGCCCTGGAAATGTTGGTCCCGAGAAAAGTTTCTGcgtgccgtctgagagtccgtcagaactatatGACGCACTCCCAGTGAGGTCTCGTCGCCGTGAGAGGAACgttatcgctagttcctctgcctctgCAGCGGTCGCTCTCCCTCGGGCTGATTAATAGGCTATCGGCTTCTTAAGAACTTCTTAAGAGTGCATGTGAAGCGGGGGACCCCTTCTGCCGAAGGGCGGCGCTGCTATACACTCTCTCGACAACGTTTTGAAGTGGAGAAACGTTATGGAAATAGGTGGGTAAGTTTCCTGTTATCCAGTAAATGTCCCCACCAGAAATCCGGAGAGGATGATGCTGGTGTCCTGGACGTGCACGGTGAGGCCGGCTTGGTCGAAGATGGAGTGCGAAAAGAAGAGAACGGGGTTGATGCCCGAGAACTGTTGGATGAAGTGCACCTGCATGGCCGCCAGGATGTGCGTGGTAGGCGTGGGCACCTTCGCGTACACGGTCTCCATGTCGGTCCATTCACGGTCGAGCTGCGTGTttcccatttttttcttttttttcttgattttggcaacagcatttttctttcattttgtttctAAAGCGAAGCTATCTTTGCGACCTTTCCCGACGTTTGCTCGgcgtatgccccccccccccccccccccacacacacacacacacgcacacatgtgACGCCACGTATTTCAGAATATTTACTCGCATTGGGCTATTTGTGACCTAGTAAATGTGCCTGAACCTTGCTGTCTTTACTGTGTGGATCTTTTACAATGTAATGAAGTCCATGTTTGCCGATGAAAAGTTGAATTGACCAGAACTGGTACAGtagaaatctgtgacgtcacggcgggATAGTGCGGGCACTTCAAGGTGGCGGCGGCACCCGTATCCTTTGCTTACGGCTTACCAACACTCTCGTCACGATAAGAGAAGGTTCTTTCGGTATTGCAAAAGGGATATTCAGTAATACAACACAAATGTGTTTCTCTACTACTCACTTTCATACACTTGATGCTTTCATTCTTTTTCCGGCCACGGAAGGCTTATTTGAACCCCTTCCGTCATGTTGTACGCGTTTGAGTACGTGACCTGTTTTTGCCAGTACTGTCCTGTTGTGGCAAAGGAGAGACGAGCGACGCTAAAGTGTGCCTAAATCGAGCCCTTTGTTCACCCAGCGTGGCTCTAGTTTATTTTAACGTCCACGATTTCACTACGCATAACCACTTTACAGAAGAAGCTACCATAGTTTACCGCGGTGGTTGGTTGTGCCGTATACAATCAGCAATGGTGTGTATTAGTACTTCTTCCTTCGTCACAATGCCTCAAGCCAAAGGTTATTTGCGCGTGCGGTTTGAGTCCGTGGAAAATTATTATTAGAAAATTAGAAGTCATGAGAACATGTATCATCCTAATATCTTGACATTGTTTCGTTGCAGTCCGGAGAACATTCTAAAGAAATTATGCAAAATTGACGTATTCATTCAAAGATCTCGCAAGCCGCGAATAATGGtatacccgctgcggtggctcagtagCATTAACACTAGGTCAAGGATTCAGTTCTCGGCTTTCACAAGGGGTTAGAATGCAAGACGTTCGTGCACCGtgccttgggtgcacgttagagaaccacaggggtaaaaaaagtcgcagtttctcccgaaaggcgaagcatctattgcgatagaaaattagtggacagctagcTATACaaggtaaggatagtagttttatcagctgtacaaacttgtaaactataggcatactaactaaattaacaagcacggtgtcacgtgcgcggAAACAAACATTAACGCATCTCACTCAaggaccgcggaaactggctgtcaaaacgctagagtgagtcagcgcagcagcagcagcagcgagcgaattgagcttcgtgccggagCTAGCATCAGCGCGATTTTAGCCGCAAAAACACAAGGAGGGCGGACTCTGCTTCCCCAGCAGATGGCTGTCAAGCTACAGCCGCGCGGGTGGGCGCTCGGGGCgcaaaacgcccccccccccccctccccctgaagCCTGCCGGCGCGGCGGGAGCGCGCGACTGCAATaaggcgcggcccctccacctcgctaccttccctccggagcgttgggcgcgactggaagactgcgctttCTTCCCGCTTCCGGCCCTTGTGTGCACGagcgcgattgccggctcaccgtcgcatgctttcactcgcacatacagcgtatggcgcgcggcgccgattttatcgcccgtggactttatacggaacctcacggcgacggcgacgacgacggtggaaTTTCgccggagtgtccatataattgcaatcgcaataaaactataCCAGAGCCTTCctctacggcgttcctcatagcTGAACACGCAGTttcgttaaaccccacaattcaaTTCATTAACTGTACGGATTGAATCTGTGTCTGCGTTGAAAACAGTCGTATGGAATGCGCGCTGCAGAGTGCATGCGGTGCGACTGTAAAACGGTGCGCTTTACCTTGGCCGATGGTCCGCGCAGCTTGCCGAGCACTTCGACGGCTTCGGCCTTGCGGCCTTGCAGCAGGAGCCACCGGGGCGACTCCACCGCAAACTGGCAGGTGGCGACCAGAGGGATGCTCGCGGCCATGGTCAGGAACGCGAGCCCGTCCCAGTTCAGGAAGCGGCCCATGATGTTCGCGTACAGGATGCCCAGAGTGAGGCACACCTGCAGGATGCCACCCTGCGGGAGCCAACGACCACCGCATACTTAGACGGCAGTCTTCTCCTCGGACTTAAACGATGATCGCTATGTTGAAAGGAAATGAAGAAGTGCTCTCTCTAGACAATCAAGGAACCGATTCCAAAGAAAGTTCCGCATTAGAACAAGGAGGCCAAATTTTAATGACCTGATCTCTCTGGTGATCGACTCCTTTTTGTGTGATATTGCTGATGTcgagatagaaaaaaaagagaaaaagaggacATACTCTAACAGGAAGCGTAATAGAAATGCTACAGATTTACTGCTTCGTGGAATTACTAGCAACACGGCTGGGAGGTATTGCAGATTGATCATACAGAAAACTGCCGCTGGTCAAAGAAAAAAGTTATGAAACGGTTGTAGCGCTCTTCAGAAACAAAACGTGATATACTTATTGAAAGAGTCTCCTTTAAAAAAGTAAACGCATTATCTTTGCTTATATTAAACTTGGGTGGATGCTTCGGTCGTCGGAGTTCAAGCTGCCAGATCCTGAGCCAATCTCAATCCGAGTTGGAGGGAAAGCGGGCCAGCCGAGCTCGCGTCAACTTTTAAGCGGGAACCGCATGGGCGCGCCGCGGCGACGACGCCGGTGCGCTCGTGCCTGATGGTGGAAAAAGCCACAACTTTTGTGGTTATTGGAAGAAAGTAAGGAAGAGAAGAATTCGGATGGCCGCACCTGCGACGACTGACTATTGAAACGCCAGAAGTGGggtgcaacaacaacaacaaaagagtAGAAATAATTCCTTTACCTGGAGAGGAAAGCGGTGAAAGAAACAAACTATTTGGCATATTTACAATATTCGCAATAGCGGATCATTGGGCAACTTACTCGGGACATTTTGCCTCCAGTTTAGTGTAGGTACATTACGAAAGCATGACTGCTAGCGGGCACGATAGGCCAGTGTACCGTCGCGCTCACTAGCCATCGTGGATAGAGCGAGATCACAGAAATTAGTAGGGgtcccatcttttttttttcaggggccaGTGTTGAGGCATTTTTGAAGTGGACACACGACTTGCCTTCGCCTCTCCCTACCTCTCAGGCGTGCACGCCGATATCTGGCCGTTGCAGATCTGGGCACAGCTCGCGCGTCTCCCGTTGGTAAACGCGCCGTCAGAGAAGAGAGGGAAAACACTTTGTTGTACTAAATGGCTCGGCTATAGAAACTTCTTATACAGAAATATTAGTCACTTTTTTTCACAATCCCACGTGACTTAGTACCCACACTGGCACGTTCATCTGCCGGCATCGAATTTCTGAATCGCGGCAATAGTCGACGTCTGCTGCTTGTTTTATTTATGTAACCATTCAGTAGATATCATTAACCCCTCTATGACAACCcccattttcaacaaaatatggcGTTATAAATACTTAAATAAATGTTAATAAGATTACCCGACGGCAGGATGCGAACACAGGACTTCTGACACACAAGCCTCGTATTAAAACCATTACGCCATGgacgcttttttttattgccgacCCTGACATTTAATTTCATGGGTTACGTGGCGTAAAACGTGTCGGCCACACTTTGGGATACGCATATTTAACATTTTCACAACTAGGCCGAATCATCAAGTACAGAAATCCACTCTGGTGGATCAGAGAGCGCACGATACACTTCTCTCAGACCTAATGCATTTTCAATAAATTGTTGGCGAACAGGGCGGGCAGCTAGGTCTGCATGCACAAATTGCATTCTCGTTTTCCACAAAGCGTGGAGGCCGAGTACCAATAATTAGATTGTGTGGTATATTATCGGCAAGAATCGTGTGCCAAATGGGTCAAGGGTTAACTATTCCTTTAAATTTTTTCACTGGGATGTACTTCAACGCACATTAGGCTACTTAAACACGCGTCAACAAGTGACATAGACATGCATTCTCACGGGCAAGCAAGCGGCATTCAGGCACTTGGCGCGCTTCAATCTGCAGTTGCACTAGAAAAAC contains the following coding sequences:
- the LOC119432673 gene encoding facilitated trehalose transporter Tret1-2 homolog; its protein translation is MRCSFWVRRRRGGLLQLAITVGILYSYTLGRFLEWQLLAVACLAGAVLLAALNQYSVESPRWLMLSGRRLDALEMLWKLRGPSGKGGILQVCLTLGILYANIMGRFLNWDGLAFLTMAASIPLVATCQFAVESPRWLLLQGRKAEAVEVLGKLRGPSAKLDREWTDMETVYAKVPTPTTHILAAMQVHFIQQFSGINPVLFFSHSIFDQAGLTVHVQDTSIILSGFLVASTAAGVKLMSVFSRKRLLTVSAYTCAFSMMILATLYQVGVEVDEADPNAPIGVARRLPIVFIALYIIGFSVGLGPITWLLAAELVPMRNNGVFSALVAAFSWICAFLVTWFFERINETLQLSGVGLLFSALTFMGGLMVSFFMPETQNKTLEELLLEPHRKARDDAASVSSKGSGGSRRSKR